Proteins from a single region of Thiovulum sp. ES:
- a CDS encoding ribosomal protein S18 (PFAM: Ribosomal protein S18~TIGRFAM: ribosomal protein S18) has product MAEKRKFKKRYCKYCADKVDFIDYKDVDTYKYSLSERFKIMPRRLTGNCKRHQDMVTDAIKKSRQIAFIPYVYDRKSVAQSQFDNERR; this is encoded by the coding sequence ATGGCTGAAAAAAGAAAGTTTAAAAAAAGATACTGCAAATATTGTGCAGATAAAGTTGATTTTATTGACTACAAAGATGTTGATACTTACAAATACTCTCTTTCTGAGAGATTTAAAATTATGCCTCGGAGACTAACAGGCAACTGTAAGAGACACCAAGATATGGTAACAGATGCGATCAAAAAGTCTCGACAAATTGCATTTATTCCATATGTGTATGACAGAAAAAGTGTTGCACAATCTCAGTTTGACAACGAAAGACGATAA
- a CDS encoding alanine racemase (PFAM: Alanine racemase, C-terminal domain; Alanine racemase, N-terminal domain~TIGRFAM: alanine racemase), with amino-acid sequence MSYITISRENYFSNLTEISKRVRNIDQISVVLKDNAYGHGLVEIAKLAKEFGISRAVVRTVDEAEKIENLFSYILILAPKKVVKRENFFYTINSMADFEKYSSENIELKIDTGMHRLGISVSELDSALEKIREKNFKLSGVFTHFREADVLSTSLFTQRETFKNIKNRVSKFFPNIHFHSNNSAGVFRTEIIEDEIVRVGIASYGYLKGDKALLFPKLKPVLSLFAEKVGELRNAKPNFRVGYGGISKVGNEKLSAYDIGYADGFRRLSDEVITNSLFKTPNGKQPFGKISMDSTIYNSTEPVLEIFNDTSNLSQIFGTIDYEILVALSHQIERRII; translated from the coding sequence GAAATCTCAAAAAGAGTTAGAAATATTGATCAAATTTCTGTTGTTTTAAAAGACAATGCTTATGGACACGGTTTGGTAGAAATTGCAAAATTGGCAAAAGAGTTTGGAATTTCTCGGGCTGTTGTTCGGACTGTTGATGAAGCGGAAAAAATAGAGAACTTATTTTCTTATATTTTGATTCTTGCACCAAAAAAAGTAGTAAAAAGAGAAAACTTTTTTTACACAATAAATTCGATGGCAGATTTTGAAAAATATAGTTCTGAAAATATTGAATTAAAAATTGATACGGGAATGCACAGGCTTGGAATTTCTGTTTCTGAATTGGATTCTGCTTTAGAGAAAATTCGTGAGAAAAATTTTAAACTTAGTGGAGTTTTTACACATTTTCGAGAAGCTGATGTTCTTTCGACTTCACTTTTCACTCAAAGGGAAACTTTCAAAAATATCAAAAATAGAGTTTCTAAATTCTTTCCAAATATTCATTTTCACTCAAACAATTCTGCGGGAGTTTTTCGGACTGAAATTATTGAAGATGAAATTGTTCGTGTTGGAATTGCTTCTTACGGATATTTAAAAGGAGACAAAGCACTTCTTTTTCCAAAACTCAAACCTGTTTTATCACTTTTTGCTGAAAAAGTTGGTGAATTAAGAAATGCGAAACCGAATTTTCGTGTTGGATATGGAGGAATTTCAAAAGTCGGTAATGAAAAACTTTCCGCCTACGATATTGGATATGCCGACGGTTTTCGACGACTTTCCGATGAGGTCATCACAAATTCACTTTTTAAAACTCCAAACGGAAAACAACCTTTTGGCAAAATTTCCATGGATTCCACAATTTATAATTCAACTGAACCCGTTTTAGAGATTTTTAATGACACAAGTAATTTGTCTCAAATTTTTGGAACAATCGATTACGAAATTCTTGTAGCACTTTCCCACCAAATCGAAAGACGAATAATTTAA
- a CDS encoding ribosomal protein S6 (PFAM: Ribosomal protein S6~TIGRFAM: ribosomal protein S6), producing MRHYEQVFILKPTLTPEENSAKVENIKEAIEKNGGEILAYKELGMRELAYEIDKNKRGFYGVVYFKTNPSVIKELERLLKLSEDVLKYLTIKYDSKKEVSAFNGMVDTANGKKPEVEEKEETPEETPSEEKQGE from the coding sequence TTGAGACATTACGAACAAGTCTTTATTCTTAAACCTACACTAACTCCAGAAGAGAACAGTGCTAAAGTTGAGAATATTAAAGAAGCTATTGAGAAAAATGGCGGTGAAATCCTAGCTTATAAAGAACTAGGTATGAGAGAACTCGCTTACGAAATCGACAAAAACAAAAGAGGTTTCTACGGTGTTGTTTATTTTAAAACTAACCCTTCTGTTATCAAAGAATTAGAGAGACTTTTAAAGCTTTCTGAAGATGTTTTAAAATATCTTACAATCAAATATGATAGCAAAAAAGAAGTTTCTGCTTTTAACGGTATGGTTGATACTGCAAATGGTAAAAAACCTGAAGTAGAAGAGAAAGAAGAAACACCTGAAGAGACTCCAAGCGAAGAGAAGCAAGGAGAGTAG
- a CDS encoding single stranded DNA-binding protein (PFAM: Single-strand binding protein family~TIGRFAM: single stranded DNA-binding protein (ssb)), whose protein sequence is MNKVMLLGHLTRDIEVRHGQSGLAIGKSGIAVNRKTKAQSGEMRDETMFVDFTVFGGAADTIGRYFKRGSKILIEGRLQFDQWTDQNGGKRSKHSVVVESFYFPESKASAQQNNGNFNNNGGGYNNNYNQNQGSYQNQNSGNGSWNGNNNTPNGNNQNSQQNSGKQKEEPVIDINGDMDGNVPF, encoded by the coding sequence ATGAATAAAGTTATGTTGTTAGGTCATCTTACTAGAGATATTGAAGTTAGACATGGTCAAAGTGGTTTAGCTATTGGAAAAAGTGGTATTGCTGTCAATAGAAAAACAAAAGCACAAAGCGGTGAAATGCGAGATGAAACGATGTTCGTAGATTTTACTGTTTTTGGTGGAGCTGCTGATACTATTGGTAGATATTTTAAACGAGGTTCTAAAATTTTGATTGAGGGAAGACTTCAATTTGATCAATGGACTGACCAAAATGGCGGAAAAAGAAGCAAACACTCTGTTGTCGTCGAGTCTTTCTACTTTCCAGAAAGCAAAGCTTCTGCACAACAAAACAATGGAAATTTCAACAATAATGGTGGCGGTTATAACAATAATTACAACCAAAATCAAGGTAGTTATCAGAATCAAAATTCTGGAAATGGCAGTTGGAATGGCAATAATAATACTCCTAATGGAAACAACCAAAATTCTCAACAAAACAGTGGGAAACAAAAAGAGGAACCAGTTATCGATATAAACGGTGATATGGATGGAAATGTTCCTTTCTAA
- a CDS encoding SsrA-binding protein (PFAM: SmpB protein~TIGRFAM: SsrA-binding protein), with the protein MKLVANNKVAFHNYNILDKFEAGIVLVGGEVKAVRAGRVNLRDSYVRIDRGEIFLLQAHISQLETTNRAFGYDEIRKRKLLLHKREIEKLFGKVSKTALTIVPTKLYINSKNLIKVEIGLAEGKKLHDKRQALKEKDLKRESDRAMKNFQ; encoded by the coding sequence TTGAAATTAGTCGCAAATAATAAAGTCGCTTTTCACAACTACAATATTTTAGATAAATTTGAGGCGGGAATTGTTCTCGTTGGTGGTGAAGTAAAAGCAGTCCGTGCTGGTCGAGTCAATTTACGAGATAGTTATGTTCGGATCGATCGGGGCGAAATCTTTCTTTTACAGGCACATATTAGCCAACTTGAAACAACAAATCGTGCTTTTGGTTATGACGAAATCCGAAAACGGAAACTTCTTCTTCACAAAAGAGAGATAGAAAAACTTTTTGGAAAAGTATCAAAAACCGCTCTCACAATTGTTCCCACAAAACTCTATATCAATTCTAAAAATCTTATTAAAGTCGAAATTGGTCTTGCTGAAGGAAAAAAACTTCACGACAAACGACAAGCTTTAAAAGAGAAAGATTTGAAACGAGAAAGCGATCGAGCTATGAAAAATTTTCAATAG
- a CDS encoding dTDP-4-dehydrorhamnose reductase (PFAM: RmlD substrate binding domain~TIGRFAM: dTDP-4-dehydrorhamnose reductase) has product MKRVLVTGGNGALGSSLNFDNFEIIKLSKKEFDFTDREESLKKLSEISPDVIIHAGAFTNVEKCEVEKDETYRINTIGTLNLVNWAIDKKVFFVYISSTGIYGTELEKPYTEFDEPKPTTIHHKSKFEAEKIVRTHLKKHLIVRTGWLFGGSIESPKNFVYKRFLEAKKVETLEANSVQIGNPTFVENLSKQLKVLIADEVVGTFNITDHGSASRFQYISEITKLFGLKTEVVPTNNFKRIAPVSHNESAINYKLQLLGLDLMEDWRVSLKRYILNLMDSKRI; this is encoded by the coding sequence TTGAAAAGAGTTTTAGTTACAGGCGGAAACGGAGCTTTAGGTAGTTCCTTGAATTTTGATAATTTTGAAATTATTAAACTCTCTAAAAAAGAGTTTGATTTTACAGACAGGGAAGAGAGTTTAAAAAAACTTTCTGAAATTTCGCCAGATGTGATAATTCATGCAGGAGCTTTTACAAATGTTGAAAAGTGTGAAGTTGAAAAAGATGAAACATATAGAATAAACACGATTGGAACACTAAATTTAGTAAATTGGGCAATTGATAAAAAAGTCTTTTTTGTTTATATTAGTAGCACTGGAATTTACGGAACAGAATTGGAGAAACCTTATACGGAATTTGATGAACCCAAACCAACAACAATTCACCATAAAAGTAAATTTGAAGCTGAAAAAATTGTACGGACTCATTTAAAAAAGCACCTCATCGTAAGAACTGGTTGGCTTTTTGGAGGTTCAATTGAAAGTCCAAAGAATTTTGTTTATAAAAGATTTTTAGAGGCAAAAAAAGTTGAAACTTTAGAAGCAAATAGTGTGCAAATTGGAAATCCAACTTTTGTGGAGAATTTGTCAAAGCAGTTGAAAGTTTTAATTGCCGATGAGGTTGTTGGAACTTTTAATATTACTGATCATGGTTCAGCTTCCAGATTCCAGTATATTTCAGAAATCACAAAACTTTTTGGATTAAAAACAGAAGTAGTTCCTACAAATAATTTTAAACGAATTGCTCCAGTTTCACATAATGAATCTGCAATAAATTATAAATTACAACTTTTAGGTCTCGATTTAATGGAAGATTGGAGAGTCTCTTTAAAACGATATATTTTAAATCTTATGGACTCAAAGAGAATTTAG